A region of Epinephelus moara isolate mb chromosome 15, YSFRI_EMoa_1.0, whole genome shotgun sequence DNA encodes the following proteins:
- the ndfip2 gene encoding NEDD4 family-interacting protein 2 produces MDPASRYQVLHNEDDSSEASTSEQQPCTSATAQAGTSSQDQSQAQAGPAPAAAGAEASGSGTQGEGEVPPPPYASIDLGATAAAPETSYRGDFPVPPPYSVATSLPTYDEAEKAKAAAMATSTVEVMPRDDEFPPRDDFSDADQLRVGNDGIFMLAFFMAFLFNWIGFCLSFCLTNTIAGRYGAICGFGLSLIKWILIVRFSDYFTGYFNGQYWLWWIFLLLGLLLFFRGFVNYLKVRNMSENMATSHRTRLFFLY; encoded by the exons ATGGACCCAGCAAGCCGATACCAAGTG TTGCACAATGAGGACGACTCTTCAGAGGCCTCAACCAGCGAGCAGCAGCCATGCACTTCTGCCACAGCCCAGGCTGGCACGTCCAGCCAGGACCAGAGCCAGGCCCAGGCCGGACCGGCGCCTGCTGCAGCGGGAGCGGAAGCGTCGGGATCAGGGACTCAGGGGGAGGGAGAGGTACCTCCACCTCCGTACGCCTCCATTGACTTGGGAGCAACCGCTGCAGCACCTG AGACCAGTTACCGAGGTGACTTCCCAGTGCCTCCGCCCTACAGCGTCGCCACCTCACTGCCCACATATGACGAAGCGGAGAAAGCCAAAGCGGCCGCCATGGCGACCTCTACTGTGGAGGTGATGCCACGG GATGATGAATTCCCTCCCAGAGATGATTTCAGCGATGCTGATCAACTTCGAGTTGGGAACGATGGAATCTTCATGTTGGCCTTTTTCA TGGCCTTCCTGTTCAACTGGATCGGGTTCTGCCTGTCCTTCTGTCTGACCAACACCATCGCCGGACGCTACGGAGCCATCTGCGGCTTCGGCCTTTCCCTCATCAAGTGGATTCTTATCGTCAGG TTCTCTGACTACTTCACTGGCTACTTCAACGGTCAGTACTGGCTCTGGTGGATCTTCCTGTTGCTCG GTCTGCTGCTGTTCTTCAGGGGTTTCGTTAACTATCTTAAAGTGCGCAACATGTCAGAGAATATGGCCACCTCTCATAGAACACGCCTTTTCTTCCTCTACTAA